In one Solanum dulcamara chromosome 1, daSolDulc1.2, whole genome shotgun sequence genomic region, the following are encoded:
- the LOC129894358 gene encoding pentatricopeptide repeat-containing protein At1g08070, chloroplastic-like produces MCNQMVRLPSKLKPPKPKTLISLPTTLASQTQKSPYHTFSISLLQTHKLFSHFTQILSHAITSGYFTNPYISSQLLHHCLSNPDFPLTFSHTLFTQIPNPNVFSWNFLLRAYSHSSFPQEAISLYNQMMQKSVILDNFTFPFVLKACSRLISFHKGLEVHCVSLKLGFEFDVFVQNSLIYMYFQCGVVEFAQKVFDFIPDSVRDVVTWNSMISGYLQGGCCHHAVKVFGKLLRESDVRLNDVSIVSALTACARTELLDVGKKIHGLIVVYGLVMDVFLGSSLVDMYTKCGYLEDAKTVFDRLLDRNAVCWTSMIAGYLKCDMCKEAIELFREMLVAGVKAEPATIACVVSACGHSGALDLGRWVHNYSERNGIEMNLIVKNSVIDMYSKCGLVDKALKVFHSLTNKDVYSWSMMISGLAMNARSDDALELFSLMEGSGEVSPNVVTFLGILSACNHGGFVDEGFYYFEKMTRRYKLSPGIEHYGCLVDLLGRANLLVEAMDLIGSMPIQPDAVIWRSLLFACSRYGNVELAEVAAKKINELEPDKCGAYVLLSNAYASASRWKDVKMVRRNMGAEGIQKQPGYSFTEIDGLVHEFLVADRTHCQIDIICDTLLAMNVVLKSRAPELVFLDFLH; encoded by the coding sequence ATGTGCAACCAAATGGTGAGGCTTCCCTCCAAACTCAAACCTCCAAAACCCAAAACACTAATCTCTCTTCCTACAACCCTTGcatctcaaactcaaaaatCACCTTATCACACATTCTCTATATCTCTTTTGCAAACCCATAAACTCTTCAGCCATTTCACCCAAATCCTCTCTCATGCCATTACTTCAGGCTATTTCACAAATCCATACATATCCAGCCAACTCCTCCACCATTGTCTTTCAAATCCTGACTTCCCCCTCACCTTTTCTCACACCCTTTTCACTCAAATTCCTAACCCCAATGTCTTTTCTTGGAATTTCCTCCTCCGCGCATACTCCCACAGTTCATTCCCCCAAGAAGCCATTAGTCTTTACAATCAAATGATGCAGAAAAGTGTGATTCTTGATAATTTCACTTTCCCTTTTGTACTGAAAGCTTGTAGTCGATTAATTAGTTTTCACAAGGGTCTTGAAGTTCATTGTGTGAGTCTGAAATTGGGGTTTGAATTTGATGTTTTCGTGCAAAATTCGTTGATTTATATGTATTTCCAATGTGGGGTTGTTGAGTTTGCACAGAAGGTGTTTGATTTTATTCCTGATTCAGTTCGTGATGTTGTCACTTGGAATAGCATGATTTCTGGGTATTTACAAGGTGGGTGTTGTCATCATGCAGTGAAGGTATTTGGAAAATTGTTGCGCGAAAGTGATGTGAGGTTAAATGATGTAAGTATTGTGAGTGCTCTTACAGCTTGTGCAAGAACTGAGTTGCTTGATGTGGGGAAGAAGATTCACGGGTTGATTGTGGTCTATGGACTTGTCATGGATGTCTTCTTAGGTTCTTCTTTGGTTGATATGTACACGAAATGTGGGTATTTAGAAGATGCTAAGACTGTTTTTGACAGATTGTTAGATAGAAATGCAGTCTGTTGGACTTCTATGATTGCAGGTTATTTAAAATGTGATATGTGTAAGGAAGCAATAGAGTTATTTAGGGAGATGCTGGTGGCTGGTGTTAAGGCAGAACCTGCCACAATTGCTTGTGTTGTTTCTGCATGCGGGCATTCAGGTGCACTGGATCTCGGAAGGTGGGTGCATAATTATAGCGAAAGGAATGGAATAGAAATGAACCTTATAGTGAAAAATTCTGTGATTGACATGTACTCTAAATGTGGACTAGTTGATAAAGCTCTTAAAGTTTTCCATTCATTAACAAATAAGGATGTTTATTCGTGGAGTATGATGATTTCTGGGCTAGCTATGAATGCAAGATCTGATGACGCTTTGGAATTATTTTCACTAATGGAAGGATCAGGTGAAGTAAGTCCAAATGTAGTAACATTTCTTGGAATCTTATCTGCCTGTAATCATGGTGGATTTGTTGATGAAGGGTTTTACTATTTTGAGAAAATGACCAGGCGATACAAATTATCCCCAGGGATTGAGCACTATGGTTGCCTGGTTGATCTTTTGGGTCGTGCAAATCTTCTGGTAGAGGCTATGGATTTGATAGGTTCCATGCCCATTCAGCCGGATGCTGTCATTTGGCGATCCCTGCTTTTTGCTTGTAGTAGATATGGGAATGTAGAGTTGGCCGAGGTTGCTGCCAAAAAGATTAACGAATTGGAGCCAGACAAGTGTGGGGCGTATGTACTGTTGTCTAACGCTTATGCCTCTGCATCTAGGTGGAAGGATGTAAagatggtaaggaggaatatgGGTGCTGAGGGAATCCAAAAGCAACCTGGATACTCTTTTACTGAAATAGATGGCCTTGTTCATGAATTTCTTGTTGCTGATAGAACGCACTGTCAAATTGACATCATATGTGATACACTTCTGGCAATGAATGTAGTTCTAAAATCAAGAGCACCTGAGCTTGTTTTCCTGGATTTCTTACATTAA